Proteins co-encoded in one Sphingopyxis sp. BE259 genomic window:
- a CDS encoding GMC family oxidoreductase N-terminal domain-containing protein yields MTAPFSSGQRKFLKALTEALFFEADMAITADQVVANISELFEKVGGTKLDEIRLSLTATELVLGGPFFTEDDVAGRAAKLKDRLQDSQIDLFQDMARLRGIVYACYYGHWQPGLEPGDQDANVANPVHRQIGFKLPKHRVRGSGEVEIKPVVGREIDPAHILDATTLGDEYDVVVIGSGAGGAVAAHNIAAQGYKVLIVEAGPFFPSHKIHHHELDMIANLYKHGALQTSTNRDFVVFQGRCVGGSSTINNGICLRVNEAGRTHPDAQDVLAKWASIGAPIDAAAFHESYDAVQAKLGIARIEPRSGRHNGPHLIEGWRSYAAASGKPRDARAITDWFAKNFGPPNTPNACAYCGYCNSGCPYGRRMGVAQTYLPAACRDHGARILPNTKAERIVWQTAYDGRREAEAVVLILPGDVRVMVRARVGVVVAGGTIASSKLLDRSDIDGTGYQVSLNVASPVVALMPDGVGGDAWDEDQMSSYVDVGDYLLESHFQPPMSMASLMPGWFADHASRMKNFGRVHSAGILFPADRRGRVVNDKLQFQLDATDDLPVLRDAMSTLTKVHFAAGAIECYPALAKGQTVTPDMDVDAFFASAIREQDDVTLSSSHPHGGNAINEDPAHGIVDLDCRVHGTTNVLVTDASVFPSCIRVNAQWTTMAMAHYATGRGDPFG; encoded by the coding sequence ATGACGGCACCATTTAGTTCGGGGCAACGCAAATTTCTGAAGGCGCTGACTGAGGCGCTGTTTTTCGAGGCCGACATGGCGATCACCGCCGATCAAGTGGTCGCCAATATCAGCGAACTGTTCGAAAAAGTCGGCGGGACCAAGCTGGACGAAATCCGGCTGTCGCTGACCGCGACCGAACTGGTGCTGGGCGGGCCGTTTTTCACCGAGGATGATGTCGCCGGGCGCGCCGCCAAGCTGAAGGACCGGTTGCAGGACAGCCAGATCGATCTGTTCCAGGACATGGCGCGGCTGCGTGGTATCGTTTACGCCTGCTATTACGGCCATTGGCAGCCGGGGCTGGAACCCGGCGATCAGGACGCGAATGTCGCCAATCCGGTGCACCGTCAGATCGGCTTCAAGCTGCCCAAGCACCGTGTTCGCGGCAGTGGCGAGGTGGAGATCAAGCCGGTCGTCGGACGCGAGATCGACCCGGCGCATATCCTGGATGCCACCACCCTGGGCGATGAATATGATGTCGTGGTGATCGGGTCGGGTGCGGGCGGCGCGGTCGCGGCGCACAATATCGCGGCGCAGGGCTATAAGGTGCTGATCGTCGAGGCGGGGCCGTTTTTCCCCTCGCACAAGATCCATCATCACGAACTCGACATGATCGCCAACCTCTACAAGCATGGCGCGCTCCAGACATCGACCAACCGCGATTTCGTGGTGTTCCAAGGCCGCTGCGTCGGCGGTTCGTCGACGATCAACAACGGCATCTGTCTGCGCGTCAATGAAGCGGGACGGACGCACCCCGACGCGCAGGATGTGCTGGCGAAATGGGCAAGCATCGGCGCGCCGATCGACGCCGCTGCGTTTCATGAGAGCTATGACGCGGTGCAGGCAAAGCTGGGCATCGCGCGCATCGAACCGCGCAGCGGAAGGCATAATGGCCCGCACTTGATCGAGGGCTGGCGATCCTACGCCGCCGCGTCGGGCAAACCGCGCGATGCCCGCGCGATCACCGACTGGTTCGCGAAGAATTTCGGGCCGCCGAACACGCCGAACGCCTGCGCCTATTGCGGCTATTGCAATTCGGGTTGCCCCTATGGCCGCCGCATGGGGGTGGCGCAGACCTATCTGCCCGCCGCGTGCCGCGACCACGGCGCGCGCATCCTGCCGAATACGAAGGCCGAACGGATCGTCTGGCAGACCGCCTATGACGGGCGGCGCGAGGCCGAAGCCGTGGTGCTGATCCTGCCCGGCGATGTGCGGGTGATGGTGCGGGCGCGGGTGGGGGTCGTCGTTGCGGGCGGCACCATCGCGTCGTCGAAACTGCTCGACCGCAGCGACATCGACGGCACCGGCTATCAGGTGTCGCTCAACGTCGCCTCGCCGGTGGTCGCATTGATGCCCGATGGCGTCGGCGGCGATGCGTGGGACGAGGATCAGATGTCGAGCTATGTCGATGTCGGCGACTATCTGCTCGAAAGCCATTTCCAGCCGCCGATGTCGATGGCGTCATTGATGCCCGGTTGGTTCGCCGACCATGCCAGCCGGATGAAGAATTTCGGGCGCGTCCATTCGGCGGGAATACTGTTCCCCGCCGACCGGCGCGGGCGGGTTGTGAACGACAAATTGCAGTTCCAGCTTGATGCCACCGACGATTTGCCGGTGCTGCGCGACGCGATGTCAACATTGACCAAGGTGCATTTCGCGGCGGGGGCGATCGAATGTTATCCGGCGCTGGCCAAGGGGCAGACGGTGACCCCCGACATGGACGTCGATGCGTTTTTCGCCAGCGCAATCCGCGAACAGGATGATGTGACGTTGTCGAGCAGCCACCCGCACGGCGGCAACGCGATCAACGAAGATCCGGCGCACGGCATCGTCGATCTCGATTGCCGGGTGCATGGAACGACCAATGTGCTGGTCACCGACGCGAGCGTGTTCCCCAGCTGCATCCGCGTCAACGCGCAATGGACGACGATGGCGATGGCGCACTATGCGACGGGTCGGGGCGATCCGTTCGGGTGA
- a CDS encoding acyltransferase: MPRLAICRVIEGDGKPYCIETAAIARPLWAKVWLRRLNRIAIISRYQRPMAVHRLSGLDMLRGIAAIVVAFNHAADLAGVTSLVSRSYLAVDFFFLLSGFVIAATFEARMSAMGVVRFLQARWFRLLPMIAIGVAISAAIYLASGANPYLTFACAAVAMAFLPMPNGIFYMNNPMWSVHFEVVANAAHTLILRRISAAGLALIAMACLATLILMHGWQDLDVGQGDNYLLGIPRVLLSYSMGILLWRINAAKARGPAWLAFVLLPLAILIASQLGWADYIVVLLLNPIILLCGLGFDEDSSYRPLASFIGAWSFPLYALHWPVQDALLRSGQSWLAAFAWSIGVSLAIGLLLDQRVRAASLAPFGTRLALLRRRS, translated from the coding sequence TTGCCCCGCTTGGCAATTTGCCGGGTTATAGAGGGTGATGGCAAGCCGTATTGTATCGAAACGGCGGCAATCGCCCGGCCCCTGTGGGCCAAAGTCTGGCTGCGACGTCTCAATCGGATCGCAATCATTTCGCGATACCAGCGGCCAATGGCGGTGCATCGACTATCGGGACTGGATATGTTGCGCGGCATCGCCGCGATCGTTGTGGCGTTCAACCACGCGGCCGATCTGGCGGGCGTGACCAGTTTGGTCAGCCGCAGCTATCTTGCCGTCGACTTCTTTTTCCTGCTCTCCGGATTTGTCATCGCGGCGACCTTTGAAGCCCGCATGTCCGCCATGGGGGTCGTAAGGTTTCTGCAAGCACGCTGGTTCCGGCTCTTGCCCATGATAGCGATCGGCGTCGCAATTTCGGCCGCTATCTATCTGGCATCGGGCGCCAACCCTTATCTGACGTTCGCATGCGCGGCCGTCGCTATGGCCTTTCTGCCGATGCCAAACGGCATATTCTACATGAACAACCCGATGTGGTCGGTTCATTTCGAGGTGGTTGCGAACGCGGCCCACACCCTGATCCTGCGCCGAATATCCGCGGCGGGGCTCGCGCTGATAGCCATGGCCTGTTTGGCGACCCTGATCCTGATGCACGGCTGGCAAGATTTGGATGTCGGCCAGGGCGACAACTATCTCTTGGGCATCCCACGCGTCCTGCTGTCCTATTCGATGGGCATCCTGCTATGGCGGATCAATGCTGCCAAGGCGCGGGGTCCAGCATGGCTGGCTTTCGTTTTGTTGCCACTTGCGATTTTGATCGCGTCGCAGCTGGGTTGGGCGGACTATATCGTCGTCTTGCTGCTGAATCCGATTATCCTGCTGTGCGGGTTGGGGTTCGACGAAGACAGCAGCTATCGGCCCCTTGCGAGTTTTATCGGGGCGTGGTCCTTCCCGCTCTATGCGCTCCATTGGCCGGTCCAGGACGCCCTGTTGCGGAGCGGCCAAAGCTGGCTTGCCGCTTTCGCATGGTCGATTGGTGTCTCGCTCGCCATCGGGCTGCTGCTCGATCAACGC